The window ACGGAACTCTTGTCGCGTGGCGTCGTGCCGATGGCTCACGGCTGTGGAGCATCGACAGACTCAAGTACCGCAAACTCACGGCGCCCCTGCTTTTGGGGCGCTCGGTGGTGGTTGGTGACGATGCCGGCCTAGTGCATTTGCTGTCTCGTACCGATGGCTCACCCCTGAACCGCCTGGCGACAGATGGGTCTGCCATCGCAGCTGCTCCGGTGGTGGCCGCCGATACGCTGGTGGTTGTTACCCGCAATGGCGGCATTTACGGATTCCGTCCAGATTGATCGGTCTTATTCAATGAAGCCAGTAATCGCCCTCGTGGGGCGTCCGAATGTCGGCAAGTCCACGCTCTTCAATCGCCTGACCAAGTCGCGGGACGCCATCGTTGCCGATTTTGCAGGACTCACGCGTGACCGACATTACGGTAACGGCAAGCAAGGAAAGCACGAGTACATCGTCATCGATACGGGTGGCTTTGAGCCTGATGCCTCCAGTGGCATCTACCGTGAGATGGCCAAGCAAACCCAGCAGGCGGTTGCTGAGGCGGATGTGGTGATTTTTGTGGTGGATGCGCGTGCGGGAGTCTCTGCGCAAGACCATGACATCGCCAATTATTTGCGCCGTTTGGGAAAGCCCTGCGTGCTGGTCGCCAACAAGGCGGAGGGCATGCTCCAGGGCGTTCAGCTCGCTGAGTTTTATGAACTGGGGCTGGGTGAGGTTTATCCTGTTTCCGCAGCGCACGGTCAGGGTATTCGGAGCTTGGTAGATATTGCTCTGGAGCCGCTGAATTTGCCCGAGCCTGACGACTTGGACGCACAACTGGACAAGGGCGTCATCAAGCTTGCCGTGGCGGGGCGGCCCAACGTAGGCAAATCCACCCTGATCAACACGTGGCTTGGCGAGGAGCGGCTGGTGGCATTTGACATGCCTGGCACTACCCGTGATGCCATCACCGTGCCTTTTGAGCGCAATGGTCAGCGCTTTGAACTGGTGGACACGGCGGGTTTGCGTCGCAAGGGCAAGGTTTTCGAGGCCATTGAAAAATTTTCGGTGGTGAAAACGCTCCAGGCTATCGAATCTGCCAATGTGGTGCTGCTATTGCTCGATGCCACCCAGGGTGTGACGGACCAGGATGCGCATATCGCTGGCTATATCTTGGAGAGCGGGCGCGCGGTGGTTTTAGCGGTGAACAAGTGGGATGCCGTGGATGACTACCAGCGCCAGCTTCTGGAGCGTTCCATCGAGACACGGCTTGCATTTCTGAAGTTTGCCTCTTTGCATTTCATTTCCGCGAAAAAGCGCCAGGGGCTTGGTCCATTGTGGACATCCATCGCACAGGCCCACCGGGCGGCTACATGCAAGATGTCCACGCCCGTTCTCACGCGTCTGCTGCTGGAAGCTGTTCAGTTTCAAAGCCCCAAGAGGGCGGGTATGTTCCGCCCCAAAATGCGGTATGCGCACCAGGGTGGCATGAATCCGCCCGTGATCGTGATCCATGGCAATTCGCTGGAGCATGTGACCGATGCCTACAAGCGATTTCTGGAGGGGCGTTTCCGCAAGGAGTTCGATCTGGTGGGAACTCCTTTGCGCATAGAGATGAAGACCTCTCACAATCCGTTTGCGGACAAAGACGAAGCCTGATGATAAAGGCTGTTAAGCCAGGGGGGCATGCATGCTGAGGCTGGTGTGCAGCCTCGGCTGTGGTAAGGTGCTGGTTTACAACAACACTTGAACACGGAGAATATCGTGAGCAACAAAGGCCAGCTTTTGCAAGACCCCTTCCTCAACGCATTGCGTCGGGAGCATGTTCCAGTGTCCATTTATTTGGTCAACGGGATCAAGCTGCAGGGGCAAATCGAATCTTTCGACCAGTATGTGGTGTTGCTGCGCAATACAGTGACACAAATGGTCTACAAGCACGCGATTTCTACGATCGTGCCCGGTCGTGCAGTCAATTTCTCCACGTCAGAAACCCCCGATGCGGACAGCGGCAACCTTTGAGTTGTTGCCTGGGGGCGAATCTCGCTGTCGGAGCGAGGCGAAGAGGAAAGAGGGTGGGTGGCTTTGAGTTCGGCTGTGTCATCCTCGGCCACTAGCACCCCGGTACTGCTGGTAGGTGTCGATTTTGGTCTTCCTCATTTCGATGCAGAACTCGAAGAGCTGGGGCTACTTGCCCAGACGGCTGGTATGCAGCCCGTCGCCCGGATCACGTGCAAGCGCAAGGCGCCAGATGCGGCACTGTTCATTGGCAGCGGCAAGGCGGATGAGATTCGCACGTTGGCCCAGATGCATGGTGCGGTGGAGATATTGTTCGATCAATCGCTCAGTCCCGCTCAGCAGCGCAACCTGGAGCGCCACATTGAACTCCCGGTCAATGACCGTACCTTGCTGATTCTGGAAATCTTTGCGCAGCGTGCGCGCAGCCACGAAGGCAAGCTTCAAGTTGAACTTGCCAAGCTGCAGTATGTGAGTACCCGGCTGGTGCGACGTTGGTCTCACTTGGAACGCCAAACGGGCGGCATTGGTGCCCGTGGCGGTCCTGGCGAAAAGCAGATCGAACTGGATCGACGCATGATTGGCGACGCGATCAAGCGCACAAGAGAGCGCCTGGTCAAGGTCAAACGTCAGCGGTCCACCCAGCGGCGCCAGCGCAAGAGACGCGATACGTTCAATATTTCACTCGTTGGATACACCAACGCCGGTAAGTCAACGCTTTTCAATGCTTTGGTGAAAGCGCGGGCATATGCCGCTGATCAGCTCTTTGCGACGCTGGATACCACGACACGCCAGTTGTATTTGGCAGATGCGGCGCGGTCTGTATCT of the Acidovorax sp. 107 genome contains:
- the der gene encoding ribosome biogenesis GTPase Der is translated as MKPVIALVGRPNVGKSTLFNRLTKSRDAIVADFAGLTRDRHYGNGKQGKHEYIVIDTGGFEPDASSGIYREMAKQTQQAVAEADVVIFVVDARAGVSAQDHDIANYLRRLGKPCVLVANKAEGMLQGVQLAEFYELGLGEVYPVSAAHGQGIRSLVDIALEPLNLPEPDDLDAQLDKGVIKLAVAGRPNVGKSTLINTWLGEERLVAFDMPGTTRDAITVPFERNGQRFELVDTAGLRRKGKVFEAIEKFSVVKTLQAIESANVVLLLLDATQGVTDQDAHIAGYILESGRAVVLAVNKWDAVDDYQRQLLERSIETRLAFLKFASLHFISAKKRQGLGPLWTSIAQAHRAATCKMSTPVLTRLLLEAVQFQSPKRAGMFRPKMRYAHQGGMNPPVIVIHGNSLEHVTDAYKRFLEGRFRKEFDLVGTPLRIEMKTSHNPFADKDEA
- the hflX gene encoding GTPase HflX → MSSAVSSSATSTPVLLVGVDFGLPHFDAELEELGLLAQTAGMQPVARITCKRKAPDAALFIGSGKADEIRTLAQMHGAVEILFDQSLSPAQQRNLERHIELPVNDRTLLILEIFAQRARSHEGKLQVELAKLQYVSTRLVRRWSHLERQTGGIGARGGPGEKQIELDRRMIGDAIKRTRERLVKVKRQRSTQRRQRKRRDTFNISLVGYTNAGKSTLFNALVKARAYAADQLFATLDTTTRQLYLADAARSVSLSDTVGFIRDLPHGLVDAFQATLQEAVDADLLLHVVDASNPDFPEQMEQVERVLQEIGASDIPQILVFNKLDALSEERRPAVLVDQYEVGGQLLSRLFVSARSGEGLDELRRALAARLLAGHSDMTPADALELPDALP
- the hfq gene encoding RNA chaperone Hfq, which codes for MSNKGQLLQDPFLNALRREHVPVSIYLVNGIKLQGQIESFDQYVVLLRNTVTQMVYKHAISTIVPGRAVNFSTSETPDADSGNL